From Klebsiella electrica, the proteins below share one genomic window:
- the adhE gene encoding bifunctional acetaldehyde-CoA/alcohol dehydrogenase, which translates to MAVTNVAELNALVERVKKAQREYASFTQEQVDKIFRAAALAAADARIPLAKMAVAESGMGIVEDKVIKNHFASEYIYNAYKDEKTCGVLSEDDTFGTITIAEPIGIICGIVPTTNPTSTAIFKSLISLKTRNAIIFSPHPRAKDATNKAADIVLQAAIAAGAPKDLIGWIDQPSVELSNALMHHPDINLILATGGPGMVKAAYSSGKPAIGVGAGNTPVVIDETADVKRAVASVLMSKTFDNGVICASEQSVVVVDSVYDAVRERFASHGGYLLQGKELKAVQDIILKNGALNAAIVGQPAYKIAELAGFTVPATTKILIGEVTDVDESEPFAHEKLSPTLAMYRAKNFEDAVDKAEKLVAMGGIGHTSCLYTDQDNQPARVAHFGQKMKTARILINTPASQGGIGDLYNFKLAPSLTLGCGSWGGNSISENVGPKHLINKKTVAKRAENMLWHKLPKSIYFRRGSLPIALDEVITDGHKRALIVTDRFLFNNGYADQITSVLKASGVETEVFFEVEADPTLSVVRKGADLANSFKPDVIIALGGGSPMDAAKIMWVMYEHPETHFEDLALRFMDIRKRIYKFPKMGVKAKMIAVTTTSGTGSEVTPFAVVTDDATGQKYPLADYALTPDVAIVDANLVMDMPKSLCAFGGLDAVTHALEAYVSVLASEFSDGQALQALKLLKEYLPASYHEGSKNPVARERVHSAATIAGIAFANAFLGVCHSMAHKLGSQFHIPHGLANALLICNVIRYNANDNPTKQTAFSQYDRPQARRRYAEIADHLGLSAPGDRTAAKIEKLLAWLESLKAELGIPKSIREAGVQEADFLANVDKLSEDAFDDQCTGANPRYPLIAELKQILLDTFYGNDFSEGETAAKKETAAAPKADKKAKKSA; encoded by the coding sequence ATGGCTGTTACTAATGTCGCTGAACTTAACGCACTCGTCGAGCGCGTAAAAAAAGCCCAGCGTGAATATGCCAGTTTCACTCAAGAACAAGTTGACAAGATATTCCGTGCTGCCGCCTTGGCCGCCGCAGATGCTCGAATCCCTCTCGCCAAAATGGCCGTAGCCGAATCCGGCATGGGCATTGTCGAAGACAAGGTTATCAAAAACCACTTCGCTTCCGAATATATCTATAACGCATATAAAGATGAAAAGACCTGCGGTGTTCTCTCTGAAGACGACACCTTCGGGACTATCACCATCGCCGAACCCATCGGTATTATCTGCGGTATCGTTCCGACGACTAACCCGACGTCCACAGCAATCTTTAAATCCCTGATCAGCCTGAAAACGCGTAACGCAATTATCTTCTCTCCACATCCGCGTGCGAAAGATGCCACCAACAAAGCAGCAGATATCGTTCTGCAGGCGGCTATCGCCGCAGGCGCGCCGAAAGATCTGATCGGTTGGATTGACCAGCCTTCTGTTGAGCTGTCTAACGCGCTGATGCATCACCCTGACATTAACCTGATCCTCGCGACCGGTGGTCCAGGCATGGTTAAAGCCGCTTATAGCTCCGGTAAACCGGCTATCGGCGTAGGTGCAGGTAACACGCCGGTTGTTATTGATGAAACGGCTGACGTCAAACGTGCGGTCGCTTCCGTACTGATGTCTAAAACCTTTGATAACGGCGTTATCTGTGCGTCTGAGCAGTCAGTTGTCGTTGTCGACTCGGTCTATGATGCTGTTCGCGAACGTTTCGCCAGCCACGGCGGCTACCTGCTGCAGGGTAAAGAGCTGAAAGCCGTTCAGGACATCATCCTGAAAAATGGCGCACTGAACGCCGCAATCGTCGGTCAACCGGCCTACAAAATTGCTGAACTGGCAGGCTTCACCGTTCCGGCCACCACCAAAATTCTGATTGGTGAAGTGACTGACGTTGATGAAAGCGAGCCGTTTGCTCACGAAAAACTGTCTCCGACGCTGGCGATGTACCGCGCGAAGAACTTTGAAGACGCTGTTGATAAAGCTGAAAAACTGGTGGCGATGGGCGGTATCGGTCATACCTCTTGCCTGTACACCGACCAGGACAACCAGCCAGCTCGCGTTGCGCACTTCGGCCAGAAGATGAAAACCGCACGTATCCTGATTAACACCCCGGCTTCTCAGGGTGGTATCGGTGACCTGTACAACTTTAAACTCGCGCCTTCCCTGACTCTGGGTTGTGGTTCCTGGGGTGGTAACTCCATCTCCGAAAACGTTGGTCCGAAACACCTGATCAACAAGAAAACCGTTGCTAAGCGAGCTGAAAACATGTTGTGGCACAAACTTCCGAAATCTATCTACTTCCGTCGTGGCTCACTGCCAATTGCACTGGATGAAGTGATTACTGATGGTCACAAACGCGCGTTGATTGTGACTGACCGCTTCCTGTTCAACAACGGTTATGCAGACCAGATCACCTCCGTGCTGAAAGCATCCGGTGTTGAGACTGAAGTCTTCTTCGAAGTTGAAGCTGACCCGACCCTGAGCGTAGTACGTAAAGGCGCGGATCTGGCTAACTCCTTCAAACCGGACGTTATCATCGCCCTGGGCGGCGGTTCCCCGATGGATGCCGCGAAAATCATGTGGGTCATGTACGAACATCCGGAAACCCACTTCGAAGACCTGGCGCTGCGCTTTATGGACATCCGTAAACGTATCTACAAGTTCCCGAAAATGGGCGTGAAAGCGAAGATGATCGCCGTCACCACCACTTCCGGCACCGGTTCTGAAGTAACGCCGTTCGCCGTTGTTACCGACGATGCGACCGGTCAGAAATATCCGCTGGCTGACTACGCGCTGACTCCGGATGTGGCGATTGTTGATGCTAACCTCGTGATGGACATGCCGAAGTCCCTGTGTGCCTTCGGTGGTCTTGACGCCGTGACCCACGCCCTGGAAGCTTATGTTTCCGTACTGGCATCTGAGTTCTCTGACGGTCAGGCTCTGCAGGCACTGAAACTGCTGAAAGAGTACCTGCCAGCATCCTACCACGAAGGTTCTAAGAACCCGGTAGCACGTGAGCGTGTGCACAGTGCAGCGACTATCGCCGGTATCGCGTTTGCTAACGCCTTCCTCGGCGTATGTCACTCCATGGCGCATAAACTGGGTTCTCAGTTCCACATTCCGCACGGTCTGGCTAACGCCCTGCTGATTTGTAACGTGATTCGTTACAATGCGAATGACAACCCAACCAAGCAGACTGCATTCAGCCAGTACGACCGTCCGCAGGCACGCCGTCGTTACGCTGAAATCGCCGATCACCTGGGTCTGAGCGCGCCTGGCGACCGTACCGCAGCGAAAATTGAAAAACTGCTGGCATGGCTGGAAAGCCTGAAGGCTGAGCTGGGTATTCCTAAGTCTATCCGTGAAGCTGGCGTACAGGAAGCTGACTTCCTGGCCAACGTTGACAAGCTGTCTGAAGATGCATTCGATGACCAGTGCACCGGCGCTAACCCGCGCTACCCGCTGATTGCCGAGCTGAAACAGATTCTGCTGGATACCTTCTACGGTAACGACTTCAGCGAAGGTGAAACTGCCGCGAAGAAAGAAACCGCAGCAGCGCCGAAAGCCGATAAAAAAGCGAAGAAATCTGCTTAA
- the oppA gene encoding oligopeptide ABC transporter substrate-binding protein OppA, producing MTIITKKSLVAAGILSALITANVAMAADVPAGVQLADKQSLVRNNGAEVQSLDPHKIEGVPESNINRDLFEGLVIGDIQGHPIPGVAESWDNKDFKVWTFHLRKDAKWSDGTPVTAQDFVYSWQRLADPKTASPYASYLQYGHLLNVDDIIAGKKPITDLGVKAIDDKTFEVTLSEPVPYFYKLLVHPSVSPVPKAAIEKYGEKWTQPANIVTNGAYKLKDWVVNERIVLERNPQYWDNAKTVINQVTYLPISSEVTDVNRYRSGEIDMTYNNMPIELFQKLKKEIPQEVHVDPYLCTYYYEINNQKAPFTDVRVRTALKMALDRDIIVNKVKNQGDLPAYSYTPPYTDGMKVVKPEWFTWSQDKRNEEAKKLLAEAGYTADKPLTFNLLYNTSDLHKKLAIAVASIWKKNLGANVKLENQEWKTFLDNRHQGTFDVARAGWCADYNEPTSFLNTMLSDSSNNTSHYKSPAFDKIIAETLQTNDDAKRADLYAQAEQQLDKDSVIVPVFYYVNARLVKPWVGGYTGKDPLDNIYVKNLYIIKH from the coding sequence ATGACCATCATCACCAAAAAAAGTCTGGTAGCCGCGGGGATTCTGTCCGCGCTAATTACCGCGAATGTTGCCATGGCAGCGGATGTACCTGCTGGGGTACAGCTGGCGGATAAACAATCGCTGGTACGTAATAATGGCGCGGAAGTGCAATCCCTCGACCCGCATAAAATTGAAGGCGTTCCGGAATCCAACATTAACCGCGATTTGTTTGAAGGGTTAGTGATTGGCGATATTCAAGGCCACCCGATCCCTGGGGTCGCAGAATCCTGGGATAATAAGGATTTTAAAGTCTGGACCTTCCATCTGCGTAAAGATGCGAAATGGTCTGATGGCACGCCGGTTACCGCGCAGGATTTCGTCTATAGCTGGCAGCGTCTGGCGGATCCGAAAACCGCTTCACCTTATGCAAGCTACCTGCAATATGGCCACTTGCTGAATGTGGATGACATTATCGCGGGCAAAAAACCGATCACCGATCTGGGCGTCAAAGCGATTGATGATAAAACCTTCGAAGTCACGCTGAGCGAACCGGTTCCTTATTTCTATAAACTCCTCGTGCACCCATCCGTTTCTCCGGTGCCGAAAGCCGCCATCGAAAAATATGGCGAGAAATGGACCCAGCCAGCTAATATCGTGACCAACGGTGCTTATAAGCTGAAAGACTGGGTTGTTAACGAACGTATTGTGCTTGAACGTAATCCGCAATACTGGGATAACGCAAAAACCGTCATTAATCAGGTCACCTACCTGCCGATCTCTTCCGAAGTGACCGATGTTAACCGCTACCGCAGCGGTGAAATCGACATGACCTATAACAACATGCCGATTGAACTGTTCCAGAAACTGAAAAAAGAGATCCCGCAAGAAGTACACGTTGACCCGTATCTCTGCACCTATTACTACGAAATTAATAACCAGAAAGCACCGTTTACCGATGTGCGCGTCCGTACCGCGCTGAAAATGGCGCTGGATCGCGATATTATCGTGAATAAAGTGAAGAATCAGGGCGACCTGCCGGCCTATAGCTATACGCCGCCGTATACCGATGGCATGAAGGTTGTCAAACCAGAATGGTTTACCTGGTCTCAGGACAAGCGTAACGAAGAGGCGAAAAAACTGCTGGCCGAAGCCGGATATACCGCCGATAAGCCGCTGACCTTTAATTTACTGTATAACACTTCCGACCTGCATAAAAAACTGGCTATTGCCGTCGCCTCTATCTGGAAGAAAAACCTGGGCGCCAACGTCAAGCTGGAAAATCAGGAATGGAAAACCTTCCTCGATAATCGTCATCAGGGGACCTTCGACGTAGCGCGTGCTGGCTGGTGTGCGGATTACAACGAACCGACCTCATTCCTGAATACGATGCTGAGCGACAGCTCAAATAACACCTCTCATTATAAGAGCCCGGCTTTCGATAAAATTATCGCAGAAACATTACAAACTAATGATGACGCGAAGCGTGCAGACCTGTATGCGCAGGCGGAACAGCAGCTCGATAAAGATTCTGTGATCGTGCCGGTCTTCTATTACGTCAACGCCCGTCTGGTTAAACCGTGGGTGGGTGGCTATACCGGTAAAGACCCGTTAGATAATATCTACGTTAAAAATCTTTATATTATCAAACATTAA
- a CDS encoding YchE family NAAT transporter: MTLPLFDFSTYFKFFIGLFALVNPVGIIPVFISMTSYQTAAIRNKTNLTANLSVAIILLTSLFLGDSILQIFGISIDSFRIAGGILVVTIAMSMISGKLGEDKQNKQEKSETAIRESIGVVPLALPLMAGPGAISSTIVWGTRYHTVTYLLGFSIAIALFALCCWGIFRMAPWLVRLLGQTGINVITRIMGLLLMALGIEFIVTGIKALFPGLVN; the protein is encoded by the coding sequence GTGACTCTACCGTTGTTTGATTTTTCAACTTACTTCAAGTTTTTCATCGGGCTATTTGCGCTGGTTAACCCGGTTGGCATCATCCCGGTCTTCATTAGTATGACCAGTTACCAGACGGCCGCGATCCGCAATAAGACCAACCTGACGGCGAATCTTTCGGTGGCCATTATTCTGCTGACGTCGCTCTTTCTCGGTGACTCGATTTTGCAAATTTTCGGCATCTCTATTGATTCATTCCGCATTGCCGGCGGGATCCTGGTCGTGACGATTGCGATGTCGATGATAAGCGGCAAGCTCGGCGAGGATAAACAAAATAAGCAGGAAAAATCAGAAACCGCGATTCGGGAAAGTATCGGCGTCGTGCCGCTGGCGCTGCCGTTGATGGCAGGGCCGGGCGCAATCAGCTCGACTATCGTCTGGGGAACGCGCTACCACACGGTAACCTACCTTTTGGGGTTCTCGATTGCGATTGCCCTGTTTGCCTTATGCTGCTGGGGGATTTTCCGCATGGCGCCGTGGCTGGTGCGCTTGTTAGGCCAGACCGGTATCAACGTCATCACGCGTATTATGGGGCTGTTGCTGATGGCGCTGGGGATTGAGTTTATCGTCACCGGTATCAAAGCGCTGTTTCCTGGTCTGGTTAATTAA
- the oppB gene encoding oligopeptide ABC transporter permease OppB: MLKFIFRRCLEAIPTLFILITISFFMMRLAPGSPFTGERTLPPEVMANIEAKYHLNDPIMTQYFNYLKQLAHGDFGPSFKYKDYSVNDLVASSFPVSAKLGLAAFLLAVVLGVTAGVIAALKQNTKWDYAVMGVAMTGVVIPSFVVAPLLVMIFAITLHWLPGGGWNGGALKFMILPMVALSLAYIASIARITRGSMIEVLHSNFIRTARAKGLPMRRIILRHALKPALLPVLSYMGPAFVGIITGSMVIETIYGLPGIGQLFVNGALNRDYSLVLSLTILVGALTILFNAIVDVLYAVIDPKIRY; this comes from the coding sequence ATGTTAAAATTTATTTTTCGTCGCTGTCTGGAAGCGATTCCGACGCTATTTATTCTTATTACCATCTCTTTCTTCATGATGCGCCTTGCGCCGGGAAGTCCATTTACCGGTGAACGCACGTTGCCGCCGGAAGTGATGGCGAATATTGAAGCCAAATACCATTTAAACGACCCCATCATGACCCAGTACTTCAATTATCTGAAGCAGCTGGCGCACGGTGATTTCGGTCCCTCTTTTAAATATAAAGACTACTCGGTCAACGATCTGGTGGCGTCGAGCTTCCCGGTTTCCGCTAAATTAGGGCTTGCTGCTTTCCTGCTGGCGGTGGTTCTCGGCGTGACGGCAGGGGTTATTGCGGCCCTGAAGCAGAATACGAAATGGGATTATGCGGTCATGGGGGTGGCAATGACCGGCGTGGTGATACCCAGTTTCGTGGTTGCGCCGCTGCTGGTGATGATCTTCGCCATCACGCTGCACTGGTTGCCCGGCGGCGGCTGGAACGGCGGGGCGCTGAAATTTATGATTCTGCCGATGGTGGCCTTGTCGTTAGCCTATATCGCCAGTATCGCGCGTATTACCCGCGGCTCAATGATTGAGGTCCTGCATTCCAACTTTATCCGCACCGCGCGAGCGAAAGGGCTGCCGATGCGGCGCATTATTTTGCGCCATGCGCTGAAACCCGCTCTGTTGCCGGTTCTTTCTTATATGGGGCCCGCTTTCGTCGGGATCATCACCGGCTCGATGGTTATCGAAACGATCTACGGTCTTCCGGGTATTGGTCAGCTGTTTGTCAATGGCGCGCTTAACCGTGACTATTCGCTGGTGCTGAGCCTGACAATTCTGGTCGGTGCGCTGACTATTCTGTTTAACGCGATTGTTGACGTGCTGTATGCCGTTATCGATCCGAAGATTCGCTATTGA
- the tdk gene encoding thymidine kinase, whose protein sequence is MAQLYFYYSAMNAGKSTALLQSAYNYHERGMRALVYTAEIDDRFGSGKVSSRIGLSSPARLFNPQTSLFSDIASEHVQQPVHCVLVDESQFLTREQVHELSEVVDRLDIPVLCYGLRTDFRGELFIGSQYLLAWSDKLVELKTICFCGRKASMVLRLDQEGRPYNEGEQVVIGGNERYVSVCRKHYKEALSEGSLTRVQSKHRPC, encoded by the coding sequence ATGGCTCAACTTTATTTCTACTATTCTGCAATGAATGCAGGTAAGTCGACCGCTTTGTTACAGTCGGCTTACAATTATCACGAGCGAGGCATGCGTGCCCTGGTTTATACCGCCGAGATTGATGACCGCTTTGGCTCAGGTAAGGTCAGTTCAAGAATTGGCCTCTCATCGCCAGCCCGTCTGTTTAACCCTCAGACATCGCTCTTTAGCGATATTGCGAGCGAACATGTGCAACAGCCTGTTCATTGTGTCCTGGTGGATGAGAGCCAGTTTTTGACCCGCGAGCAGGTGCATGAATTGTCTGAAGTTGTCGATCGGCTGGATATTCCGGTGCTGTGTTACGGTCTGCGCACAGATTTTCGTGGCGAGTTGTTTATTGGCAGTCAGTATTTATTAGCATGGTCCGATAAGCTGGTTGAATTAAAAACGATCTGCTTCTGCGGGCGTAAAGCGAGTATGGTGCTGCGTCTCGATCAGGAAGGGCGGCCATATAATGAAGGCGAGCAGGTTGTGATTGGCGGTAATGAGCGCTATGTTTCCGTTTGCCGTAAGCATTATAAAGAAGCGTTAAGTGAAGGCTCGCTGACGCGGGTGCAGAGTAAACATCGCCCCTGCTGA